One genomic segment of Alkalimarinus alittae includes these proteins:
- a CDS encoding MucB/RseB C-terminal domain-containing protein: MSQLKHQLLSRKRVTRTCLCILLLVSGFETIAANVVSSKEEKASALSVQKGNVWLERMAEAMQTQNYRGVFVYSRGNISSSMKVIHRYQDGEDREKLVQLDGEMGEIIRTGDELVCVLPGNKVVSLEQSIPSGPFAGAFARRLMPRQDQYLITVEGGDRIAGHHAVKIAIMAKDSYRYSYVLWLERQSGLLLRSNLINLKGEVLEQFHYTSLELNANISDAELASSNLGNEYSHESLPSIRSGSDWTAHMGWRVGWLPDGFLPVNKGVIGRDNAGSGNVQVFTDGLASFSVFIEKPSSKGMPEGATVIGATVAYVDRLQWQDYDYKVTIVGELPIAAVIKIAEKIVPDIH, from the coding sequence TTGAGTCAACTAAAGCATCAGTTATTATCGCGTAAGCGGGTTACACGAACCTGCTTGTGTATTTTATTGTTAGTTTCAGGTTTTGAGACTATTGCAGCTAATGTTGTTTCGTCTAAGGAAGAAAAAGCGTCAGCGTTGTCAGTGCAAAAGGGCAATGTTTGGTTGGAGCGTATGGCTGAAGCCATGCAGACTCAAAACTATCGAGGGGTATTTGTTTATAGTCGAGGGAATATATCGTCGTCGATGAAAGTGATACATCGCTATCAAGATGGAGAAGACAGAGAGAAGCTGGTTCAGTTAGATGGTGAGATGGGGGAGATTATTCGAACAGGCGATGAATTGGTGTGTGTGTTGCCCGGCAATAAAGTGGTTAGTTTGGAGCAGAGTATTCCTTCTGGACCATTTGCGGGTGCGTTTGCTCGTAGATTGATGCCCAGGCAGGATCAATACCTGATCACGGTTGAGGGAGGTGATCGTATTGCTGGACATCACGCCGTAAAAATAGCGATTATGGCCAAAGATTCTTATCGTTATAGTTATGTATTATGGTTGGAACGGCAGAGCGGATTGCTATTAAGGTCAAATTTGATCAACCTGAAGGGCGAGGTGTTAGAGCAGTTTCATTACACTTCCTTAGAGTTGAATGCGAATATAAGTGATGCAGAACTTGCTTCAAGCAATCTAGGAAACGAATATTCTCATGAGAGCTTGCCTTCTATTAGGTCTGGTAGTGACTGGACAGCGCATATGGGGTGGCGAGTAGGTTGGTTGCCTGATGGCTTTTTACCTGTTAATAAAGGGGTGATTGGGCGTGATAATGCTGGCTCAGGTAATGTGCAGGTATTTACCGATGGGTTGGCATCCTTTAGCGTATTTATTGAAAAGCCTAGCAGTAAAGGTATGCCAGAGGGGGCGACAGTGATTGGGGCTACTGTGGCGTATGTAGATCGACTACAATGGCAAGACTATGACTATAAGGTCACGATTGTGGGCGAACTGCCTATTGCGGCGGTTATTAAGATTGCAGAAAAAATAGTACCAGACATTCATTAA
- a CDS encoding sigma-E factor negative regulatory protein, with translation MDDRIKESISALLDNEADGLELSRVLNHSEDPAMRALWSRYSKVSDLLSSGQRAYDESTHKVRENILEASEKGGRQPFSSNNSFLAIDISAQISRSIDQIDGSERGSAESAKDKPSTNKKGMGLVSMIAIAATIVMAVSLVFKPFDDISDIRDEVLVASNVANNSGSVTVIERPYSSEHARMLNQYLLRHAENSVSGGRPGLMPLARVASFTIEEN, from the coding sequence ATGGATGATCGAATAAAAGAATCCATATCCGCACTGTTAGATAATGAGGCAGATGGGCTCGAATTAAGTCGGGTGCTAAATCACTCTGAAGATCCTGCAATGCGAGCGCTATGGTCTCGTTATAGTAAGGTGAGTGATTTGCTCTCGTCAGGACAGCGAGCTTATGATGAGAGCACACATAAAGTGCGTGAAAATATACTCGAAGCGTCCGAAAAAGGCGGGCGACAGCCTTTTAGCTCAAATAACAGCTTTTTAGCCATTGATATTAGTGCGCAAATATCACGATCAATTGATCAAATAGACGGCTCTGAACGGGGCTCGGCCGAATCAGCTAAAGATAAGCCTTCGACCAACAAAAAAGGAATGGGGCTTGTCTCAATGATCGCGATTGCCGCTACCATTGTCATGGCGGTATCGTTGGTTTTTAAACCCTTTGATGATATTTCTGATATTCGTGATGAGGTGTTAGTGGCTTCAAATGTCGCCAACAATAGTGGTTCGGTGACTGTAATAGAGCGACCTTATTCGTCTGAGCATGCACGTATGCTGAACCAATATTTATTACGACATGCTGAAAATTCTGTTTCGGGTGGTCGTCCGGGTTTAATGCCTCTTGCTAGAGTCGCTAGTTTTACGATCGAAGAGAACTAA
- the rpoE gene encoding RNA polymerase sigma factor RpoE, producing MHNKSTDWQLVERVQRGDKKAFDLLVLKYQGKVASLVSRYVSDHHEVLDVTQESFIKAYRALKNFRGESAFYTWLYRISINTAKNYLVAKGRRPPNVDIDVQDAEHFTGDNNLKDTQSPEKNLYRSELELALNKAITELPENLRVALTLREFDGLSYDEIADVMDCPVGTVRSRIFRARDAVDSKLAPYLDG from the coding sequence CTGCATAATAAATCGACAGATTGGCAGTTGGTCGAGAGGGTTCAGCGTGGCGATAAAAAGGCGTTTGACCTTTTGGTGCTTAAATATCAGGGTAAGGTGGCCTCCCTCGTCTCTCGTTATGTGAGTGACCATCATGAAGTGTTAGATGTCACTCAAGAATCATTTATTAAAGCCTACCGTGCGCTAAAAAACTTTCGAGGCGAAAGTGCGTTTTATACCTGGTTGTATCGAATTTCAATCAATACGGCTAAAAACTACCTCGTTGCAAAAGGACGAAGACCGCCGAATGTCGATATTGATGTACAGGATGCAGAGCACTTCACGGGTGATAACAACCTTAAAGACACGCAAAGTCCTGAAAAAAATTTATATCGATCAGAATTAGAGCTTGCGCTTAATAAAGCGATTACCGAGTTGCCAGAAAACTTAAGGGTCGCGCTAACACTCAGGGAGTTTGACGGGTTAAGTTATGATGAAATTGCAGATGTGATGGATTGCCCAGTAGGGACTGTACGCTCTAGGATATTTAGAGCGCGAGATGCTGTCGACTCTAAGTTAGCGCCTTATTTAGATGGTTAA
- the nadB gene encoding L-aspartate oxidase produces MQSSFKHDVLIIGSGAAGLSVALNLAKHVKVAVISKGTLPSGSTLYAQGGIAAVLDNSDTIESHIQDTLVAGAGLCHEDAVQFTVENGKASIEWLISQGVGFTEEGSTDNATDKAPNDNAIEHESSSTNRYHLTKEGGHSHRRIIHAADATGFAVSSSLCDRVLEAENIDIFENRVAIDLITHKKLFLPGNRCVGAYVLNDKTSHVELFSARFVVIATGGASKAYLYTSNPDGASGDGIAMAWRSGCKVANMEFNQFHPTCLYHPQAKSFLVTEAVRGEGGRLLLPDGQRFMHRFDSREELAPRDIVARAIDHEMKRLGADNLFLDISHKPAEFVIKHFPTIYERCLEFGIDITKQPIPVVPAAHYTCGGVITDKHGRSDVNQLYVVGEAAFTGLHGANRMASNSLLECLVYGRSAAQDIMDKFDEIPEPPEAPLWDESQVTDSDEDVVLSHNWDELRRFMWDYVGIVRTNKRLQRAKHRIDVLHQEILDFYSNYKVTNDLLELRNLMTIADLIICSAIQRKESRGLHYTLDYPEPFPIAKDTVLTPTNFSARDW; encoded by the coding sequence ATGCAATCCTCTTTTAAGCATGACGTACTTATTATTGGCAGCGGAGCCGCCGGCTTATCTGTTGCACTTAACCTAGCAAAACATGTCAAAGTAGCTGTTATATCTAAAGGTACTTTACCCAGTGGTTCCACTTTATACGCCCAAGGGGGTATTGCGGCAGTCCTCGATAATAGCGATACCATCGAGTCTCATATACAAGATACCTTGGTTGCTGGTGCAGGGCTTTGTCATGAAGATGCCGTTCAGTTCACCGTTGAAAATGGCAAAGCAAGTATTGAGTGGCTAATTTCTCAAGGTGTTGGGTTTACCGAGGAAGGCAGTACAGATAACGCCACTGACAAGGCCCCAAACGATAATGCAATCGAACATGAATCATCGAGCACTAACCGCTACCACCTAACAAAAGAAGGTGGTCACAGCCATCGCCGCATCATTCATGCCGCCGATGCGACCGGTTTTGCGGTCTCATCATCACTGTGTGATCGCGTATTAGAAGCTGAAAACATAGACATTTTTGAAAACCGGGTTGCCATCGATCTTATTACCCACAAAAAGCTCTTCTTACCGGGTAATCGCTGTGTAGGCGCCTACGTTTTAAATGACAAAACCAGCCATGTTGAGCTATTTAGCGCTCGTTTCGTTGTCATTGCTACAGGTGGTGCCAGCAAAGCGTACCTCTACACTAGCAACCCTGATGGCGCGAGCGGAGATGGCATTGCGATGGCTTGGCGAAGCGGTTGTAAAGTAGCCAACATGGAATTCAATCAATTTCATCCCACTTGCTTATATCACCCTCAAGCCAAATCATTTTTGGTAACAGAGGCCGTTCGTGGTGAAGGTGGTCGACTATTATTACCTGATGGGCAACGGTTTATGCATCGATTTGACTCTCGCGAAGAGCTTGCGCCTCGTGATATTGTAGCTAGAGCCATCGATCACGAGATGAAACGGCTCGGTGCCGATAATTTATTTCTCGACATTAGCCACAAACCCGCAGAATTTGTTATTAAACACTTTCCGACGATATACGAGCGCTGCCTTGAATTTGGCATCGACATTACGAAGCAACCAATTCCTGTTGTACCGGCGGCTCACTATACTTGTGGCGGCGTCATCACAGACAAACATGGTCGCAGTGATGTGAACCAGCTATACGTTGTGGGTGAAGCCGCTTTTACTGGACTACACGGCGCCAATCGTATGGCCAGTAATTCACTCTTAGAATGCTTGGTTTATGGCCGTTCTGCCGCTCAAGACATTATGGATAAGTTCGACGAAATACCTGAACCACCTGAAGCGCCTTTATGGGATGAATCACAAGTCACAGACTCTGATGAAGACGTTGTATTATCCCATAACTGGGATGAACTAAGACGATTCATGTGGGATTATGTCGGCATTGTACGTACCAATAAGCGCTTACAACGAGCGAAGCATCGCATCGATGTTCTTCACCAGGAAATACTTGATTTTTATAGTAATTATAAAGTCACCAATGACCTATTGGAGCTGAGAAACCTGATGACCATCGCTGACCTTATTATCTGCTCAGCGATTCAGCGCAAAGAAAGCCGCGGCCTTCATTACACACTGGACTACCCCGAGCCATTCCCCATAGCCAAGGATACCGTCCTAACACCAACCAACTTTTCAGCAAGGGATTGGTAA
- a CDS encoding FAD assembly factor SdhE gives MVSDSEFNRLFWHSRRGMLELDVLLVPFLKEAFRDLPPEDQARYVKLLECEDQDMFGWFMQKGTPEDPDLAKIVKIILDRVQPE, from the coding sequence ATGGTTTCAGATTCCGAATTTAACCGCCTTTTCTGGCATAGCCGTCGAGGGATGCTTGAGCTAGACGTTCTACTTGTCCCTTTTCTTAAAGAAGCCTTTCGCGATTTACCACCCGAAGATCAAGCACGCTATGTAAAGCTACTTGAATGTGAAGACCAAGACATGTTCGGATGGTTTATGCAAAAAGGAACACCAGAAGATCCAGACTTAGCCAAAATCGTTAAGATTATATTGGATCGTGTTCAACCTGAATAA
- the ygfZ gene encoding CAF17-like 4Fe-4S cluster assembly/insertion protein YgfZ codes for MSTQLLNWLAESGYPIDSQQTDKTERPSFIAPLTEYSVIRVSGQDAEKFMQGQFSCDVRDVTSEQSRMGTANTPKGRAFAVFRIAKQGDDYLIRLPTAIAEDFSQRLNKYIVFSKATLALDENLCVLGFSGDSNLLSNSFKSTHPLPTGIDSSLNIEDSIVVKVPAKKGARFEIFCSIDTAKSLLSKPQGEAPSAINFGTQALWSWEDISEGVADIYPETQESFVPQMLNLQHLNAISFKKGCYTGQEIVARMKYLGKLKKEMFLLAATGTNAITPGTDIYDKESNKKVGSVVRSIFTHSSVRGNVNDIALLAVLDIETAKSNRPLSLENDNSRTFQYLTLPYQNSEEG; via the coding sequence ATGAGTACGCAACTTTTAAACTGGCTTGCTGAGTCGGGTTACCCGATAGACAGCCAACAAACTGATAAAACAGAACGCCCTAGCTTCATAGCACCTTTGACCGAATATTCCGTTATACGGGTCTCTGGGCAGGATGCAGAAAAGTTTATGCAGGGACAGTTCTCGTGTGATGTAAGAGACGTAACAAGCGAACAGAGCCGAATGGGTACTGCAAATACTCCAAAAGGAAGAGCCTTTGCAGTATTTAGAATTGCTAAACAAGGTGATGACTATCTAATTCGTTTGCCAACAGCTATCGCAGAAGATTTCAGTCAACGTCTTAACAAGTACATTGTATTTTCAAAGGCAACCCTGGCACTCGATGAAAACCTATGTGTTTTAGGTTTTTCAGGAGATTCAAACTTACTAAGCAACTCATTTAAAAGTACACATCCGCTCCCGACGGGGATTGATAGCAGTCTAAATATAGAAGACAGCATAGTTGTTAAAGTACCCGCTAAAAAAGGCGCTCGCTTTGAGATCTTCTGCTCTATTGATACAGCAAAATCACTACTATCAAAACCACAAGGTGAAGCACCTAGCGCTATCAACTTTGGTACACAGGCATTATGGAGCTGGGAAGATATTAGCGAAGGTGTCGCCGATATTTACCCTGAAACGCAAGAAAGCTTTGTTCCCCAAATGCTTAACCTTCAGCATTTAAACGCCATTAGCTTCAAAAAAGGGTGCTACACAGGGCAAGAAATCGTCGCTCGAATGAAGTACCTTGGCAAACTAAAAAAAGAAATGTTCCTTCTAGCGGCCACCGGAACAAATGCGATAACGCCTGGAACCGATATATATGACAAAGAAAGCAACAAGAAAGTAGGTTCCGTTGTGCGCAGCATTTTCACTCACTCTAGCGTTCGCGGAAACGTCAACGACATTGCGTTATTAGCCGTGCTCGATATTGAGACTGCAAAATCAAACAGGCCATTATCCCTAGAGAATGACAATTCAAGAACATTTCAATACCTCACCCTCCCCTACCAGAACAGTGAGGAGGGTTGA
- a CDS encoding HDOD domain-containing protein, translating into MAELADKIKSDLLSAIENDSLVLPTLPEVALKVREIAEDPDSSIGQLVDVIGGDAALTTRIIRVCNSPLLRGAREIENLNMAVGRLGMTYTSNLATGLAMEQMFQATSEMVDKRMREVWQKSTEIAGICHVLASHYTKLKSDQATLGGLVCQIGVLPILKYVEDNDIQISSIMLDNIIDELHPLIGCKILEKWDFPEELKGIPEAVRDFNRTVAKVDYADIVMVAKLQSIAGTNHPHAEMDWTHISAFGRLGLDPEVDMSESEDLSDEMEAAMALLNS; encoded by the coding sequence ATGGCAGAGTTAGCCGACAAAATTAAAAGTGATTTACTTAGCGCAATTGAAAACGATTCACTCGTACTCCCGACATTACCGGAAGTGGCACTAAAAGTACGAGAAATCGCAGAAGACCCTGATTCATCTATCGGACAATTAGTGGATGTTATTGGTGGTGACGCAGCACTGACCACACGCATCATTCGCGTCTGCAATAGTCCCTTACTAAGAGGGGCTCGAGAAATTGAAAACCTCAATATGGCCGTAGGCCGGCTAGGTATGACCTACACCAGCAACCTTGCTACAGGTCTAGCCATGGAGCAAATGTTCCAAGCTACATCTGAAATGGTTGATAAACGCATGCGTGAGGTATGGCAAAAAAGTACTGAAATAGCAGGCATTTGCCATGTACTGGCTTCACATTATACTAAATTAAAGTCAGACCAAGCGACGTTAGGGGGGCTAGTCTGCCAAATTGGCGTGCTTCCGATCCTCAAGTATGTTGAAGATAATGACATTCAAATTAGCAGTATAATGCTCGATAATATTATCGACGAACTACACCCGTTAATTGGCTGTAAAATCCTTGAGAAATGGGACTTCCCTGAAGAGCTTAAAGGTATTCCAGAAGCGGTTAGAGACTTCAATCGTACAGTTGCTAAAGTAGATTACGCCGATATTGTTATGGTCGCCAAACTTCAGTCCATTGCAGGTACTAACCACCCACATGCCGAAATGGATTGGACCCATATATCTGCCTTTGGTCGCTTAGGCTTAGACCCAGAAGTTGATATGAGCGAATCCGAAGACTTATCAGACGAAATGGAAGCCGCCATGGCTTTATTGAATAGCTGA
- the ung gene encoding uracil-DNA glycosylase, giving the protein MSDALHESWQNVLVSEFNQPYMKSLHAFLASEKQAGKVIYPPESQVFNAFNHTHFDDAKVVILGQDPYHGIGQAHGLSFSVQSGVKVPPSLVNIYKEIERDIGIARPSHGCLTSWSDQGVLLLNAVLTVEQANAGAHQKKGWEMFTDKVIASLNEKKDNLVFLLWGSYAQKKGALIERERHCVLEAPHPSPLSAHRGFLGCGHFSKTNEYLASIGKPEIDWRV; this is encoded by the coding sequence ATGTCTGACGCCTTGCATGAATCATGGCAAAACGTATTGGTATCTGAGTTTAATCAGCCATATATGAAATCATTACACGCCTTTTTAGCCAGTGAAAAACAAGCTGGAAAGGTTATTTACCCGCCTGAATCTCAAGTATTTAATGCCTTTAATCACACCCACTTTGATGATGCAAAAGTGGTGATCCTCGGGCAAGACCCGTATCACGGGATTGGGCAGGCGCACGGATTAAGCTTCTCGGTTCAATCGGGTGTAAAAGTCCCCCCTTCCTTGGTTAATATCTACAAAGAAATTGAGCGTGATATTGGTATCGCTAGACCTTCCCATGGCTGCTTAACGTCTTGGAGTGATCAAGGTGTCTTGTTGCTAAACGCGGTGCTAACGGTTGAACAGGCTAACGCAGGGGCGCATCAAAAGAAAGGTTGGGAAATGTTTACCGATAAGGTGATCGCATCGCTTAATGAGAAAAAAGATAACTTGGTTTTTTTGCTTTGGGGGAGTTACGCGCAGAAGAAGGGTGCTTTAATTGAGCGTGAGCGGCATTGTGTTTTAGAGGCACCTCACCCAAGCCCATTATCTGCTCATCGTGGTTTTTTAGGGTGCGGACATTTTTCTAAAACGAATGAGTACTTAGCGTCTATTGGAAAGCCTGAAATAGATTGGCGCGTCTAG
- the lysS gene encoding lysine--tRNA ligase, whose product MNEENQIQQDENKLVAERRGKLSKLREGCKSNGHPNDFRRDDMAGELQKAFGHLDKEALAELAKPVSVAGRVMRRGGPFVGVQDMSGSIQCYLGKKLQKDSEAWTNLDIGDIVGASGILQKSGKGDLYVEVVEVDKLRILTKALRPLPEKFHGLADQEAKYRQRYVDLIISEETRNTFLIRSKIINSMRRYLEDRGFMEAETPMLQVIPGGATAKPFITKHNAMDMDMYLRIAPELYLKRLVVGGFEKVFEINRNFRNEGLSTRHNPEFTMIEFYQAYADYNDLMDLTEDMLRTIAKDVLGTTTLPYGDAEYDLGKPFWRISVFDSILHFNPELSAADIDTLESATKVAENLGIDVKSGWGLGKIQIEIFEKTVEHRLDQPTFITRYPTEVSPLARRNDDDSFVTDRFEFFVGGREIANGFSELNDAEDQAERFRQQVEEKDAGDDEAMHFDDDYIRALEHGLPPTAGEGIGIDRLVMLFTNSHTIKDVILFPHMKPRG is encoded by the coding sequence ATGAACGAAGAAAATCAGATTCAGCAAGACGAAAACAAGTTAGTGGCCGAGCGTCGAGGAAAGCTATCTAAGCTTCGTGAAGGCTGTAAATCTAACGGTCACCCTAATGACTTCCGCCGTGATGATATGGCAGGTGAGCTGCAGAAAGCGTTTGGTCATCTAGATAAAGAGGCACTTGCTGAGCTGGCTAAGCCTGTTAGTGTTGCAGGACGCGTAATGCGCCGTGGTGGTCCGTTTGTCGGTGTTCAGGATATGAGCGGCTCTATCCAGTGCTACTTGGGTAAAAAACTGCAGAAAGACTCTGAAGCTTGGACTAATCTTGATATTGGCGACATTGTTGGCGCTTCTGGCATATTGCAGAAATCGGGTAAAGGCGACCTGTATGTTGAGGTTGTCGAGGTTGATAAACTGCGCATTTTAACCAAGGCGCTGCGTCCTCTACCTGAGAAATTTCATGGTCTTGCAGATCAAGAAGCTAAGTATCGTCAGCGCTATGTTGATTTGATTATTAGCGAAGAAACACGCAATACGTTTCTTATTCGCTCAAAAATCATCAATTCAATGCGCCGTTATCTAGAAGATCGGGGCTTTATGGAAGCAGAAACCCCTATGCTACAGGTCATACCTGGCGGTGCGACGGCTAAGCCTTTTATTACAAAGCATAATGCGATGGATATGGATATGTATCTCCGTATTGCGCCAGAATTGTATTTAAAGCGTTTGGTTGTAGGTGGTTTTGAAAAGGTTTTTGAGATCAATAGAAACTTCCGTAATGAAGGGCTGTCTACTCGACATAATCCTGAATTCACGATGATTGAATTTTATCAGGCCTATGCTGACTACAATGACCTAATGGATCTTACTGAAGATATGTTACGTACTATCGCTAAAGACGTATTAGGGACTACAACGCTTCCTTATGGCGATGCTGAATATGATCTTGGTAAGCCGTTTTGGCGCATATCTGTATTTGATTCGATTCTACACTTTAACCCTGAATTATCTGCAGCGGATATCGACACGTTAGAGAGTGCAACGAAGGTTGCTGAGAATTTAGGTATTGATGTTAAGTCGGGGTGGGGGCTTGGAAAAATTCAAATTGAAATTTTCGAGAAAACCGTTGAGCACCGTTTGGATCAGCCAACATTTATCACTCGATACCCTACAGAAGTCTCGCCGTTAGCACGTCGTAACGATGATGACTCGTTTGTAACAGATCGCTTTGAATTCTTCGTAGGTGGTCGTGAAATTGCCAATGGCTTCTCAGAATTGAATGATGCTGAAGACCAAGCAGAGCGCTTCCGTCAGCAAGTAGAAGAAAAAGATGCCGGCGATGATGAAGCGATGCATTTTGATGACGACTATATTCGAGCCCTAGAACACGGTCTTCCTCCTACAGCAGGTGAGGGGATTGGGATAGATCGTTTGGTCATGCTGTTCACCAATAGCCATACCATTAAAGATGTTATTTTATTCCCTCACATGAAACCTCGAGGGTAA
- the prfB gene encoding peptide chain release factor 2 (programmed frameshift), producing the protein MLEVNPIVQAIKDYRSRNETLRGYLDFDTKKERLVEVERELEQPSVWDDPKNAQALGKERSVLEGVVKTIEDLASGLDDAQELLDIAVEEQDEAIVAEVEEELAVLQKQLDELEFRRMFSGEMDANNAYLDIQSGSGGTEAQDWASMILRMYLRWAEQKGFKAEIIEVSAGDVAGIKGATLQITGEYAFGWLRTETGVHRLVRKSPFDSGSRRHTSFASVFISPEIDDDVEIEIDPSDLRVDTYRSSGAGGQHVNTTDSAVRITHEPSGIVVQCQNQRSQHQNKDKAMQQLRAKLYEMEMLKRTEAAQATEDTKSDIGWGSQIRSYVLDSSRIKDLRTNVETSNCNAVLDGSLDQFIEASLKQGL; encoded by the exons ATGTTGGAAGTTAATCCAATCGTTCAAGCGATCAAAGATTATAGGAGTCGAAACGAGACTCTTAGGGGGTATCTT GACTTTGATACCAAGAAAGAGCGTCTTGTTGAAGTAGAGCGCGAGTTAGAGCAGCCAAGTGTTTGGGATGACCCAAAAAATGCACAGGCGCTAGGTAAAGAGCGATCAGTCTTAGAGGGTGTCGTTAAAACTATCGAAGACTTGGCCAGTGGCCTCGATGACGCTCAGGAATTGTTGGATATCGCCGTTGAAGAGCAAGATGAAGCCATTGTCGCCGAAGTAGAAGAAGAGTTAGCAGTGCTGCAAAAGCAGTTGGATGAGCTCGAGTTTCGGCGTATGTTTTCAGGCGAAATGGATGCGAATAACGCGTATTTGGATATACAGTCAGGGTCTGGCGGAACAGAAGCTCAAGACTGGGCTAGCATGATCTTACGTATGTACTTACGATGGGCAGAGCAAAAAGGTTTTAAAGCAGAAATTATTGAAGTATCTGCAGGGGACGTAGCGGGTATAAAGGGCGCAACATTACAAATTACCGGTGAATATGCGTTTGGCTGGTTGCGAACAGAAACCGGCGTTCATCGTCTGGTTCGTAAATCACCATTTGACTCAGGGAGCCGACGCCATACGTCGTTTGCGTCGGTGTTTATATCCCCCGAAATTGATGACGATGTAGAAATAGAAATAGATCCGTCTGACCTAAGAGTTGATACTTATCGCTCTAGTGGTGCAGGTGGTCAGCACGTTAACACCACTGACTCAGCGGTGCGAATTACCCATGAACCGAGTGGGATCGTAGTACAGTGTCAGAATCAGCGTTCACAGCACCAGAATAAAGATAAAGCGATGCAGCAATTACGAGCAAAGCTTTACGAGATGGAAATGCTAAAACGCACAGAGGCCGCGCAGGCCACTGAAGATACCAAATCAGATATCGGGTGGGGGAGCCAGATTAGATCATATGTACTTGATTCCTCCCGTATCAAAGACTTACGCACCAATGTCGAAACCAGTAACTGCAACGCGGTTTTGGATGGCAGTTTGGACCAGTTTATAGAAGCAAGTTTGAAGCAAGGGCTTTAA
- a CDS encoding acyl-CoA thioesterase, which produces MADSIDIKVRGYHLDIYGHVNNARYLEFLEEARWSFFDHHNTLEVFAEFKLAFVLVNININYRRPGFPDDVLHITTKVESIGNKSCKVSQKIVLSGTDEIVADAIITFALMDMNTNKAVVIEGDVRQKLSNMIAN; this is translated from the coding sequence ATGGCAGATAGTATTGATATAAAAGTTAGGGGATATCATCTCGATATTTACGGTCATGTTAACAATGCCCGCTACCTAGAGTTTTTAGAAGAAGCGCGTTGGTCGTTTTTTGACCACCACAATACCCTAGAGGTATTTGCTGAATTTAAACTTGCGTTTGTCTTGGTTAATATCAACATTAACTACCGACGACCTGGGTTCCCTGATGATGTATTGCATATCACCACCAAGGTCGAGTCTATTGGCAATAAGAGCTGTAAAGTTAGCCAAAAAATTGTATTGAGCGGAACCGATGAAATCGTAGCAGACGCTATTATCACGTTTGCACTCATGGACATGAACACCAATAAAGCCGTCGTGATTGAAGGCGACGTTAGGCAGAAGTTGAGCAATATGATTGCTAATTAA